In a single window of the Synechococcus sp. MW101C3 genome:
- a CDS encoding histidine kinase: MAITYWTSQTVPAAGGPNPTTHPPEASPPPRRPLKLLLVAAPYHLATADLRGVMHLLQSSDSGFDVKLEVAHPAERPELLELHRLVATPALVKLEPKPRQVFAGNTVLQQLKGWLPRWQQREVVSGLGMSLRPAEMDGSRTQRELQLEDQLLVLRQENETLIERLGVQERLLRMVAHELRTPLTAAKLALQSLQLGHIDTTRCRDVLDRRLDDIEHLSKDLLEVGTTRWEALFNPQQLGLASVAAEAILELEKLWVGRDIQLITDIPADLPAVFADQRRMRQVLLNLIENALKFTPDGGQVHLTLLHRTNQWLQVSVCDTGPGIPRNEQQRVFLERVRLPQTSGTTSGFGVGLSVCRRIVEVHGGRIWVVSEPGEGACFHFTVPVWNGQNAAVASPP; encoded by the coding sequence CACCACCCATCCCCCTGAGGCCTCACCGCCGCCGCGTCGCCCGCTGAAACTGCTGCTGGTGGCGGCGCCGTACCATCTCGCCACCGCCGACCTGCGCGGCGTCATGCACCTGCTCCAGAGCAGCGACAGCGGTTTCGATGTAAAACTTGAAGTGGCCCACCCGGCCGAGCGCCCGGAGCTTTTGGAGCTCCACCGTCTCGTGGCCACCCCGGCCTTGGTGAAACTTGAACCGAAGCCACGCCAGGTGTTTGCCGGAAACACCGTGCTGCAGCAGCTCAAGGGCTGGCTACCCCGCTGGCAGCAGCGGGAAGTGGTGAGCGGCCTTGGCATGAGCCTGCGCCCCGCAGAAATGGATGGCAGCCGCACGCAGCGGGAACTGCAACTGGAAGATCAATTGCTGGTGCTGCGCCAGGAGAACGAAACCCTGATTGAGCGGCTGGGGGTGCAGGAACGCCTGCTGCGCATGGTGGCCCATGAACTGCGTACGCCGCTCACCGCGGCCAAGCTGGCGCTGCAGAGCCTGCAGCTCGGCCACATCGACACCACGCGTTGCCGCGACGTGCTCGACCGGCGGCTGGACGACATCGAGCACCTCTCCAAGGACCTGCTGGAAGTGGGGACCACCCGCTGGGAGGCCCTCTTCAATCCCCAGCAGCTTGGGTTGGCCTCGGTGGCGGCGGAGGCGATCCTGGAGCTTGAAAAGCTATGGGTGGGCCGCGACATCCAGCTGATTACCGACATTCCCGCCGACCTCCCGGCCGTGTTTGCCGATCAGCGGCGCATGCGGCAGGTGCTGCTCAACCTGATCGAGAACGCCTTGAAATTCACCCCTGACGGGGGCCAGGTGCACCTCACGCTGCTCCACCGCACCAACCAGTGGCTGCAGGTGAGTGTCTGCGACACCGGCCCGGGCATTCCCAGAAACGAACAGCAGCGGGTGTTCCTGGAGCGGGTGCGCCTGCCCCAGACCTCGGGCACCACCTCAGGCTTCGGGGTGGGCCTGTCCGTGTGCAGGCGGATCGTGGAAGTGCATGGCGGTCGGATCTGGGTGGTTTCGGAGCCGGGAGAAGGGGCCTGCTTCCATTTCACCGTGCCGGTGTGGAACGGTCAGAACGCGGCAGTCGCTTCTCCTCCTTGA